A single genomic interval of Sebastes umbrosus isolate fSebUmb1 chromosome 9, fSebUmb1.pri, whole genome shotgun sequence harbors:
- the si:rp71-46j2.7 gene encoding uncharacterized protein si:rp71-46j2.7 isoform X2, translating into MRKNIMEALWGLLSGLAYFLTPGQEEDESSSPQTEAPKEIITPCLHPESTALLLENQEASDVPGASIPTIVISHHDPSSELPKEAETEKEPQSAENSDSSNENCSQDKTEDSDNPLTSHFKMIFRGLSRTRSQESLVSTKTSSDEDLLESDSLPHSSQNGGVLGDSAEGPSWLHFSTRSIKKEKICFRMSSGVNKAKGKDQGTSTRGLDSRCQRSQVNWEQLEATKAMFDLLKEISGNSILINIFDAILKPVMPILKKKVNSFLNKMNPTEVQMAGYIDTLRDKQWPDFQPTPPPPPRSDEEKNETRERAHSLINARYSNYLILKKTDMESVFNLFQDSEENKTLVYMLLSFLLREFFPNEHSLNVSAAALQKVTNSTN; encoded by the exons ATGAGGAAGAACATTATGGAGGCGTTGTGGGGCCTCCTGAGCGGCTTGGCTTACTTCCTGACTCCAGGTCAAGAGGAAGACGAG AGCTCCAGCCCGCAGACAGAAGCCCCAAAAGAAATCATAACACCGTGTCTACATCCAGAATCGACAGCTCTGCTTTTAGAAAACCAGGAGGCCAGTGATGTTCCCGGCGCTTCAATCCCGACTATTGTTATCTCCCACCATGATCCTTCATCTGAACTGCCCAAGGAAGCAGAAACAGAAAAGGAGCCGCAGTCTGCTGAAAACTCTGACTCTTCAAACGAAAACTGTTCCCAAGACAAAACAGAGGACTCTGATAATCCCTTAACCTCtcactttaaaatgattttcaGAGGACTGAGTCGAACCAGGTCACAAGAGTCTCTGGTATCGACAAAAACCAGCAGTGACGAAGACCTGCTTGAGTCAGACTCCTTGCCACACAGCAGCCAGAATGGAGGCGTGCTGGGGGACAGCGCAGAGGGCCCGTCGTGGCTTCATTTCAGCACAAGGTCGattaaaaaggagaaaatatgtttcaggATGTCGAGTGGAGTCAACAAGGCTAAAGGGAAGGATCAGGGCACCTCAACAAGAGGGTTGGACTCCCGGTGTCAGAGGAGCCAAGTCAACTGGGAGCAGCTGGAGGCAACCAAAGCCATGTTTGATCTGCTCAAAGAAATATCTG GAAACTCCATCCTCATAAACATATTTGATGCCATTTTGAAACCTGTTATGCCCATCTTGAAAAA AAAAGTGAACTCTTTTCTGAACAAGATGAACCCGACAGAGGTGCAGATGGCCGGGTACATCGACACCCTGCGTGACAAACAGTGGCCAGATTTTCAACCGacaccgcctcctcctcctcgctctgaCGAGGAGAAGAACGAGACCAGGGAGAGAGCACACAGCCTAATCAACGCCAGAT ATTCAAACTATCTGATCCTGAAGAAGACGGACATGGAGtctgtttttaatcttttccaggacagtgaagaaaacaaaacgCTGGTCTAT ATGCTCCTGTCATTCCTATTGAGGGAGTTTTTTCCCAACGAGCATTCCCTAAATGTGAGCGCCGCCGCCCTCCAGAAAGTGACCAACTCCACCAACTGA
- the si:rp71-46j2.7 gene encoding uncharacterized protein si:rp71-46j2.7 isoform X1, translating to MRKNIMEALWGLLSGLAYFLTPGQEEDEVYSHVFFSSSRHLKEQFNLGLTLSSSPQTEAPKEIITPCLHPESTALLLENQEASDVPGASIPTIVISHHDPSSELPKEAETEKEPQSAENSDSSNENCSQDKTEDSDNPLTSHFKMIFRGLSRTRSQESLVSTKTSSDEDLLESDSLPHSSQNGGVLGDSAEGPSWLHFSTRSIKKEKICFRMSSGVNKAKGKDQGTSTRGLDSRCQRSQVNWEQLEATKAMFDLLKEISGNSILINIFDAILKPVMPILKKKVNSFLNKMNPTEVQMAGYIDTLRDKQWPDFQPTPPPPPRSDEEKNETRERAHSLINARYSNYLILKKTDMESVFNLFQDSEENKTLVYMLLSFLLREFFPNEHSLNVSAAALQKVTNSTN from the exons ATGAGGAAGAACATTATGGAGGCGTTGTGGGGCCTCCTGAGCGGCTTGGCTTACTTCCTGACTCCAGGTCAAGAGGAAGACGAGGTATACTCTCACGTCTTCTTTTCTTCAAGTCGACATCTTAAAGAACAATTCAACCTGGGACTTACTTTG AGCTCCAGCCCGCAGACAGAAGCCCCAAAAGAAATCATAACACCGTGTCTACATCCAGAATCGACAGCTCTGCTTTTAGAAAACCAGGAGGCCAGTGATGTTCCCGGCGCTTCAATCCCGACTATTGTTATCTCCCACCATGATCCTTCATCTGAACTGCCCAAGGAAGCAGAAACAGAAAAGGAGCCGCAGTCTGCTGAAAACTCTGACTCTTCAAACGAAAACTGTTCCCAAGACAAAACAGAGGACTCTGATAATCCCTTAACCTCtcactttaaaatgattttcaGAGGACTGAGTCGAACCAGGTCACAAGAGTCTCTGGTATCGACAAAAACCAGCAGTGACGAAGACCTGCTTGAGTCAGACTCCTTGCCACACAGCAGCCAGAATGGAGGCGTGCTGGGGGACAGCGCAGAGGGCCCGTCGTGGCTTCATTTCAGCACAAGGTCGattaaaaaggagaaaatatgtttcaggATGTCGAGTGGAGTCAACAAGGCTAAAGGGAAGGATCAGGGCACCTCAACAAGAGGGTTGGACTCCCGGTGTCAGAGGAGCCAAGTCAACTGGGAGCAGCTGGAGGCAACCAAAGCCATGTTTGATCTGCTCAAAGAAATATCTG GAAACTCCATCCTCATAAACATATTTGATGCCATTTTGAAACCTGTTATGCCCATCTTGAAAAA AAAAGTGAACTCTTTTCTGAACAAGATGAACCCGACAGAGGTGCAGATGGCCGGGTACATCGACACCCTGCGTGACAAACAGTGGCCAGATTTTCAACCGacaccgcctcctcctcctcgctctgaCGAGGAGAAGAACGAGACCAGGGAGAGAGCACACAGCCTAATCAACGCCAGAT ATTCAAACTATCTGATCCTGAAGAAGACGGACATGGAGtctgtttttaatcttttccaggacagtgaagaaaacaaaacgCTGGTCTAT ATGCTCCTGTCATTCCTATTGAGGGAGTTTTTTCCCAACGAGCATTCCCTAAATGTGAGCGCCGCCGCCCTCCAGAAAGTGACCAACTCCACCAACTGA